GCGCGCAGTAGCCGCCCATCCTTTTTTGCATCCTGCCAAGGAGGAGCTTGCTTCATGAAATCAAACCGTCACACCATGATCTTGGACATCATCCGCAAGATGGACATCGCCACCCAGGAGGAGCTGGCCGAGCAGCTGCGCCAGCGGGGGGTAGTGGCCACCCAGGCGACCATCTCACGCGATATCAAGGAGCTGCACCTCATCAAGGTGCTGGGCAGCAACGGCATCTATAAATATGCCATGCTGGAGCAGAACGACGGCACGATTGACGCGCGGCTGATGCGCCTGTTCAACGAATCGGTGCTGACGGTGACGTCGGCCAACAACCTGATTGTGCTGGGCACCATCTCCGGATCGGCAAACGCCGCGGCCAAGGCGATCGATTCGCTCGCGTGGGATGAGATCATCGGCACGCTCGCCGGGGACGACACCATCCTTGTCATCGTGGATAATAACGAGGATGCGGAGGCTGTGGTGGCGCGCTTCCGGCAAATGATGCAATAGTCGCTTCCATCGTAAAAGAAGGGGTTTCTATGCTGCAACATCTATCCATTCGTCATATCGCGCTGATCGACGCGCTGGAGCTATCCTTTGCGCCGGGCTTCAATGTGCTTACGGGCGAGACGGGCGCGGGCAAATCGATCATTGTGGATTCCATGAAGCTGGCATTGGGCGGCCGCGCGGACCGCGATTTGATCTCCGCCGGTGAAGCCAGGGCGTACGTGGAGGCCACTTTTTTTGTGCCGCCCGATGCGCCGGTGCGCGCGCTGCTGGAGGAGGAAGGGCTGCTGGAGACGGAGGAGACGTCGCTGGTGCTGGCGCGCGAGCTGACAACCTCGGGCAAGAACACCTGCCGCATCGGCGGGGTGCGCGTGACGCTGGATCTGCTCTCTCAGGTGGCACGCCAGCTGGTGGACATCTACGGCCAGCATGAGCACCAGTCGCTGCTCAATCCGGCCAGCCATCTGGGCTTTTTGGACTGCCTTGCAAGCGGCAAGGTTGCCGCGCTGCGCGGGCAGGTGCAGGCGCTCTGCGCCCAGATTGCATCTGTAAACAGGGAAATGTCGCAGGGCTTCGGCTCGGAGCAGGACCGCGCGCAGAAGATGGACATGCTGCGCTTTCAGATCGACGAGATCGAGCAGGCGCAGCTGCGTGTGGGCGAGGAGCAGGAGCTGAAAGAACAGCGCGCGCTGATGCAGGCCTCCGAGACCATTGCCGCACAGCTTTCAGGCGCGTACAGCGCGCTCTACGAAAGCGAGATGGGCCCGTCTGCCATGGACAGCGTGATGCAGGCGGCCCAGGCGGTGGGGCGCGTGGCGCACTACCAGCAGGCGTACGAGCAGATACGCCAGCGCCTGGACGATGCCTACTACGCGCTGGAGGATACGGCGCATACCCTGCGCGATCTTGCGGGCGAGGTGTTTTTTGATCCGCAGGAGCTGCAGCGCATCGAGCAGCGGCTGGACGATCTGTATAAGCTCAAGCGCAAGTATGGCGCCGATGAGCAGGCGGTGCTGGATTTTCAGCAGCAGGCACAGAAGCAGCTGGACATGCTCGAGCACGCGCAGGAGCGCATGGAAACGCTTTCGCAGCGGCGCGAGGCGCTGCTGGACGCATATTATGAGAAGGCGTGCGCGCTCTCGCAGGCGCGCCGCGCCTTCGCCAAGCAGCTGGAAGGCCAGGTCATGGAACAGCTGCGCGACTTGGGCATGGAGAAATGCCGCTTTGCCGTGACGTTTGATGCGCTCCCCACGCGCGAGGCATGCCAAGCGTGCGTGCATGCCGAGGGTATGGACACGGCGGCGTTTTTCATCTCGCCCAACCCGGGCATGCCGCTGCGTCCTCTGGCCAAGATCATCTCCGGCGGCGAGCTGTCGCGCGTGATGCTGGCGCTCAAGACGATTTCCGCAGCCAGAGAGGGCGTGCCCTGTATGATCTTTGACGAGATCGATACGGGTATTGGCGGCCAGATGGCGGTGGTGCTCTCCAAAAAGATGGCGCGCATCGCGCGCAGCCACCAGGTGCTTTGCGTGACGCATCTGGCGCCTGTGGCGGTGATGGCTGACGCGCATCTGCACGTGCAGAAGTCCGGTCAGCAGGAGACGCACACGCAGGTGGCGCGCCTTGCGGAGGATGCGCGGGCTGCGGAGGTGGCGCGCATGCTGGGCGGCAGTGTAGAGGACGCGCTCTCGCTTGAGCACGCCCGCCAGATGCTTGCGCAGGCGCGTGCATTTAAGCAGACGCTATAAGGAAGGCGGCGATTGCGATGCAGGCGTACACCCATCAGGTGCACTACTACGAGACCGACCAGATGGCGGTTGTCCACCATTCCAACTACATCCGGTGGTTTGAGGAGGCGCGCATCGATTACATGCGCCAGCTGCACGCGGACTATCAGGCGCTGGAGGCCATGGACTGCTACAGCCCGGTGCTTTCGGTGCGGTGCCAGTATAAAAAGGGCGTCGCCTTCGGCCAGCGTGTGGATATTCGATTGACGCTCGTCGAGATGACGCAGGTGAAATACCGCTTTACGTACCGCGTGGTGGATCACGAGACGGGCGCGCTGCATGCGCTGGGCGAGACTACGCACTGCTTTGTCAACGGCAAAGGACGCGTTATCTCGCTGAAAAAACAGCAGCCCGCGCTCTTTGCGCGCTTTTTGCAGCAGGTGGGGGTGACGACGGGCGAGGCGGAGGGCGAAAACTTCTAAATTGCAAAACAAAGCGTAGCATTTTTTGACAGGCATGCGCAAAAGCGCGCGTGTCTGTCTTTTTTCTTTTGCCAAAATATAAACCGCGCGCAATGGATGGATCGTCCCTACAAAACCGAGCATGCGGCCGCGTTTTTATGGACAGCGCTCTGATTGACGATGATGCAGGCGCGCTGCAATACGCTCCTAATGCAAAAGGCGCGAACGGGCGGGCGCGGGGACAGCGTCCGATATAGCGCTACAGGGATGTGCGAATATGTCGCTGCGCATGCCTGTTTTCTGTATAAAAAAAGTGCCGTGCTTTCAGAATAACCTTGAGTGCTTTGAAAGGACAGGTGCATGTATGAAACATCAAAAATGGAAGCGCAACCTGGGGCGCGTGCTCGCCCTTGCGGTGGTGCTGATCAACCAATCGCCCTATGTACAGGGCTTATATAAGCTGCCTGACGAAATCCGTCTGCTGGAGAACAACGCCATTGCCTGGTCGCTGCCCTTCGGTGTGCAGGTCGATGGGGTGGAGGACAGCGCAAACGTGCTCAACACCGACGGCACCTCCCTGAAAAGCGTGGGCAGGCAGACCTATCAGCTCGCGCCTGAAAACGTGGGCACCGCAAGCGCCAAGCTTTCGCTCTTTGGCGTCATTCCGCTCAAGGAAGTTTCGGTAAGCGTACTGCCCAAAACAAACGTCATGCCTGGCGGGCAGGCGCTGGGCATCGCGCTCTACACCCAGGGCGCGCTGGTGGTGGGGGGCAGCGATATCCTCACCCCGCAGGGAGAGCGGCGCAACCCCGCCCAAGAGGCGGGTATGCTCTCGGGCGACATCATCACCCACATCGACAACACCGCCGTCAAGGATGCGGACCACCTTAGCCAGCTCGTCAACCGTCAGGACGGCCAGGCGGTCAATGCGCGCGTGCTGCGCGGCAGCGAGCAGGTGGACGTCTCCATCCAGCCGGTGGTCGACGCGCAGGATGGCAAGTACCGCATGGGCCTGTGGGTGCGCGATTCTACCGCGGGCATCGGCACGCTGAGCTACTATGACGCGAGCAACCAAACCTTTGCCGCGCTGGGCCACGGCATCATGGATCCGGATACCCAGTCGTACCTGGTCGTAAAAAACGGCCTGATCATGCACACGGCCATCTCCGATGTGCGCAAAGGGGTCAGCGGCACGCCCGGCGAGCTGCACGGCACCTACTCGCTTTCCGAAACCCCGCTGGGGGATATCCGCAGCAACAACCAGTTTGGCATCTACGGCAAGAGCAGCGCCGGCTACACAAGCAGCCTCTATCCCAACGGCCTGCCCATCGGTCTGCAGAGCACCACCCACATCGGCAAGGCAAGCATCCTGTGCGCTGTTGAGGGAGAGGCGGTGCAGGAATACGCCTGCGAAATCACCCGCATCACCCCCCAGAGCAGCCCCGCGCCCAAGAGCATGGTCATCAAAATCACCGATACGCGCCTGCTGGAAAAGACCGGTGGCATTGTCCAGGGCATGAGCGGCAGCCCCATTTTGCAGGACGGCCGCATGATCGGCGCCGTCACCCATGTCTTTATCAACGATCCCACCCGCGGTTATGGTGTGTATCTGGAATGGATGCTTGAAGAAAGTGACAAAATTGCGTAATATTGTCTGATATTGGCAGGAATAAGCAACATCCATGTCGTAAATTTCCAATATCCCTTTGTTTGTGAAATTTGATGACTGGAGTGTGATGGCACATGGCGTCACAACGTTTGCGTATATTACTGGCGGATCAGGATGAAAAGCAGAGCAGGTACCGCGCTTCAGCCCTGCGGGCGCTGGGCGATTGTGACGTGGTGGGCATTGCCAAGGATGGCAGGACGGCCATGGAGCTGATACAGCAGCATCAGATCGACGTGGTGGTGCTGGATATCGTGCTTGCGTACCGCGATGGGCTTGCAGTGTTGGAGGATACGCAGGATATGCCTGACCGCCCTGCGATGGTGGTGCTTACAGCCCTCTCGGAGGACAGCGTTATCCAGCGCAGCATGGCCTTTGGTGCCAGCGACTATGTACTCAAGCCTACCAGCGACGCGGAGCTGATGCGCCACATTGCGCGGGCCGTGGAGCAGAGAAACATGCCCCCGAGCACTGGGCGCGTGTATGAATCCTCCAGCGAGGTGGACTGGACGCATGTGGAGGACCAGATCTGCCGTGTGATCCAAAACATCGGCATCATGCCCCATTTGCAGGGGTATTATTATCTTAAGACCGCGATTCTGCTTGTGCTGCAGGATTCCAGCTATCTTTCCTCCATCACCCAGCGGCTCTATCCCAGTGTGGCGCAGGCATACGATACCCTGCCCGGGCGCGTGGAGCGCTCCATCCGCCATGCCATCGAGCATGCCTGGAACCGCGCCAACGTGGAGGTGATCGACCGCATCTTCGGTTACACCATCGACGAGCGCAAGGGCAAGCCCACCAACAGCGCCTTTATCGCGCGCGTGGCTGAGCATTTGCGCCTCTCTCAGAATATCCCTTCGGTCTGAATAAAGCATTCTTCCAGCGCATAGGCATGTACAAACAAAAGCATGTCGGAGGGGCGTATGAGAAGGATGGGTCAATGGCAACGTGGGTTGTCCCGGCATATCCGGGACAACCTTGTTTTGTATCTGGTGCTGCTCTTTCTGCTGGTGGCGGGGCTGGTGGCGGGCATTGCCACAGCCTCGCGCATCGACGAGGCCCAGCGCATGGAGCTGGGTGTGTACCTGGGCAACGTGGCCACCGCCGCGCAGGCTGAGCAGGTGCGCGCCATCGACGTCTTCTGGCAATCCGCGCTCTCCAGCCTGCATGTGGCGGTGCTGATGCTCGTCAGCGCCTCCGCGCTGCCGCTGCTGGCGCTGGGCTGCTGTGCGATGGCGTTTCAGGGGTTTACCCTTGGCTTTACCATCACCACCTTTGTATGGCTTTACGGCTGGCGTGGTATAATGATGGGGCTGGGGATGCTGCTGGTGCCGCACCTGCTGCTGTGGCTCTGCTACATGGAAATGGGGGCCACGGCCGCACAGTACGCGCTGGCGAGCTTTCGCATGCGGCGCCAGGGCAGGCGGCTTGCCGATCCGCAGAAGATGCGCAGCGAGCTGTTTATCCGCATGCTCGTGCTCTACGCAATCTGCGTGGGCATCGGCCTTTTGCACATGGCGCTGGCGCCCCAGCTGATGCGGCTGCTGCCGCAGGTACAGTACTAGCGAAAGAAGGGCGAAATGGATATGCAGGGCGACATCAAACGGGTGCTTTGGATTGTGATGGACAGCGTGGGCGCAGGTGCGCTGCCCGACGCGGAGGCCTTTGGCGATGCGCAAAGTGTCAATACCCTGGCGCACGCGCTGGCTGTGCCTCAGGTGCGCGTGCCCACGCTGGATAAGCTGGGGTTGCGCTTTGCCATGCGCCAGGTAGGCACGCTGCCGCCCACCGCGGGCGCGGTGGGGCGCGCCGCGGAAAAGGCGCCGGGTAAGGACACCACCATCGGCCACTGGGAGATGGCAGGTTATATCCAGCCGCACGCCTTTCCCACCTATCCAGAGGGCTTTCCGCGCGATATCATCGATGCGTTCTGCCGCGCCATCCATCGGGAGGGCGTGCTGGGAAACGTACCTGCATCGGGCACGGAGATCATTGCGCAGCTAGGAAAAGCGCATATGCAAAGCGGCCTGCCCATCGTCTATACCTCCGGCGACAGCGTCTTTCAGATCGCGGCACACGAGGACATCGTTCCGGTGGACACGCTCTACGAATGGTGCCGCAAGGCGCGCGCGATGTTGCAGGGCGGCCACGGCGTGGCGCGCGTGATCGCGCGGCCCTTTACGGGGACGCCCGGCGCGTTTGTGCGCACCGCGCGCCGGCATGACTTTTCCCTCGCGCCGGGCGGGGAGACCATCCTCGACGCGCTGACCAAGCGGGGCGTGCCGGTGACGGGCGTGGGCAAGATCGGGGACATCTTTGCGCAGCGGGGCATTGCCAAGAGCATCCCCACCACGGACAATGAAGACGGCATGGACCGCGCCATCGCGCTGTGCGAAAGCGGGCAGGAGGGGCTGCTCTTTGTCAACCTGGTGGATTTTGACACGAAGTACGGACACCGGCGTGATGTGATGGGCTACGCGCAGGCGCTGGTCCGGCTGGACGCGCGCATGGCGCAGCTGCTGCAGGTGCTGGACGCCCAGACGCTTCTATGCGTCACAGCGGACCATGGATGCGATCCGCTAGCCGCGGGCACGGACCACACGCGCGAGTACGTCCCCGTACTCTTTGACGGGGCGATGGTGCGCCGGGGCGTGGACCTGGGCACGCGCGCCACGTTTGCGGATATGGGCAGCACCATCTACCAGGCGCTCACGGGCGCACACTGGCCGGTGGGCACCTCGATGTATACGGATTTTGTTGTGTGAGATAGGCATAGAAACAGGCTTTCCCGCCTATGTATTATTGAAGGAACCATTTACGGGAGGGGAAGCTATGAAATCACGGATACTGCGCAGGTTTGTCGCGATGCTGCTGCTGGGCGCGCTGGCTGTGGCGCCTGCGGCGCATGCCGCACCGGAGGCGGCGGACGCCGCGCCGATGAACATCACAAGCAAGGCGGGCATTTTGGTGGAGGCCTCTACCGGTACGGTGCTGATGGAAAGCAATCCCGATACCGAGCTGCCAATCGCCAGCCTGACCAAGATGATGACATTGCTGCTGTCCTTTGAGGCGATTGACCGAGGCGAGCTGCGCCTGGAGGATGCGGTGACCGTTTCGGGCAACGCCGCGGGCATCGAGGGCTCCAAGGCGTATCTGGATAACGGCGCGACCTACACGGTGGACGCGCTGCTGCGCTCCATGGTGGTGGCCTCGGCAAACGATTCGAGCATCGCTATGGCGGAAAAGCTGGCGGGCTCCGAGGAGGTCTTTGCCACGCGCATGAACGAGCGTGCCAAGGAGCTGGGCATGAACAACACGCAGTACGCCAACTGCACAGGCCTGCCCGCGCCCGGCCACCACTCCACCGCGCGGGATATGTCCGTGCTCTCGCGGGAGCTGATCAAACACCCGCAGTATTTTAAGTACAGCACCATCTGGATCGACGAATTCAAACACCCCAGCGGCCGCGTGACCATGCTGACCAATACCAATAAGCTGATTCGCAGCGGCAAGGGCGTCGACGGCATCAAGACCGGCTCCACCGGCGAGGCGGGCTACTGCCTGTGCTCCACTGCGCAGCGGGAGGATATGCGCCTGGTGGCGGTGGTGCTGGGCGGCCCCTCCTCCAAGGATCGCTTCAACGACGCCTCCGCCATGCTGGAGTACGGCTTTGCCAATTACCAGATCGGCCGGGTGGTGGAGCCGGGCGACGCCGCGCCCGTGCCGGTGCGCGTCAAGGGGGGCAAGGCCCCGAGCATCGCGCTGGTGGCCCAGCACTCCTTTGAGATGGTGCTGCCCCGCGGCCAGGAAGTGACTTTCGAGCACGAGACACAGGTGCCCGAGCAGGTGGAGGCGCCCATTGCCAAGGGGCAGGAGATCGGCCAGTGGATCATCAAAAAGGACGGCCAGGAGGTGGCGCGCATCCCGCTGCTTGCGCAGGATACCGTGCTGGAGGCGACCTACGCCGATTACATTCAAAAGATCTTCCGGCGCTGGATGGGCAACCCCGACCAGGCGGCGTAGATACACATGCATATAAACCCCAAGCGCGGCAGACAAGAGACGTTTGCCGCGCTTTTTTGCCTCCGCCTGCGGTGCCTGCGTTCTGCCGTTGAAAAGGGAGGCCCCTTTCGGGTATAATGGTGAGCATAGATGTGAAAGGATGCGCTTTGATTGACAAATACCATCATCAATATCATATGCATGCTGCCTTCGGTGATTCTCGCATTTGGGATTCACGAGTTCGCGCACGCCAAGGTCGCGGATAAGCTGGGCGATCCCACGCCGCGCATGATGGGGCGGGTGACGCTCGACCCCTTTGCGCACATCGACATCCTGGGCCTGCTGATGCTGATGATCGCGGGCTTTGGCTGGGGCAAACCGGTTCAGATCAACCCTTCCAACTTCCGCAAGCCGCGCCGCGACATGCTGCTGGTATCGGCTGCGGGGCCCATGGCCAACCTGACGATGGCCCTTGTGTGCGGCACCATATTGGCGCTTGTGATGCGCTTTGTGCCTGTGGCGGGCAATGAGGGCTTCTGGCGGGTGTTTTCGCCCGTGTTTACGCCGTTTGTTACGTGGAACACGCTGCTTTTTGCCTTTAACGTCATTCCCATCCCGCCGCTGGATGGCTACAAGGTGGTGCGGGCGCTGGCCAAGCATCCATCTTCAAAGTTCTTCCGCTTTATGGACAGCTACGGCTTTGTGCTGCTGATGCTGCTGTTTATCACCGGCGGTTCTTCCTATCTGATCGGCTGGATCTCCAGCATCGTGCGCGTCCCCATGACGACGTTGTTCCAGATGATTCTCTAAGGGAGGGCCTGCAATGGATTACGTGGTGCGCCTGGAACAGTTTGAAGGGCCGCTTGACCTGCTGCTGCACCTGATCCGGCGCGCGCAGATCGATATCAAGGATATTTTTCTATCTCAGATCACCGAGCAGTACCTGGCGACCATCCGCCAGGCGGAGTCCATGGATATGGACGTGTCCAGTGCGTTTGTGGCCATGGCCGCCACACTGCTGGAGATCAAATCGCGCGCCCTCTTGCCGCGCCCGCCCAAGGTGAGCGATGCGGACGACGAACAGGAGGATCCCGAGGCGGCGCTGATCCGCCAGCTGACGGAGTACAAGCTGTTTAAAGAGGCCAGCGAAGAGATGCGCCAGATGGAGCGCATCGGCAAGCAGATGTATTTCAAGCTGCCCGAGGAGCTGCCCCCGCCCGGGCTGGAGCTGGACTTGGAGGGCGTGGACACCCAGGGGCTTTACGAGGCGTTTTCCAACGTGCTGCTGCGCAAGATGGCGCGCCAGCAGGCGGCGGACCGCCCCGCGCGCGAGATTCAGCGGGATGTTTTCACCATATCGGGCAAGATGGTGTACATCCAGCGCAAGCTAAAAGGGCGCGGGCGGGTGCGCTTTGACGCGCTCTTTGGCGAGGCTGCCACCCGCGAGGAGGTCATCGTCACCTTTATCGCCATGCTGGAGCTGCTGCGGCTGGGGCGCATTGGCGTGCGGCAGACGCAGCAGTTTGGGCCCATCGACATACGCTGGATGGAAAAGGAGGCAGGAAGCGATGCAGCACAGTGAGAAGCCCACCCAGCAGCAGCTGCAGCTGGACGGCAACGATATCACCTCCATATTGGAGGCGCTGCTCTTTGTCAGCGGCGAGGCGGTGCAGCTGGCGGATATCGCATCGGCTCTCGCGCTGCCGCTTGAGGCAGTAGAGGCGGCGGTGGAGCGCTTGATGAGCGCGTATGACTACAACCGCCGGGGCCTGCAGATTATCCGCTTTGCCGATAAGGTGCAGATGTCCACGCGCAAAGAGTACAGTGACATCATCGAGCGCTTTGCCTATCCCAACAACCGCCAGACGCTCTCCCAGTCCGCCATTGAGACCCTCTCCATCATCGCCTACCGCCAGCCCATCACCCGCGCGGAGGTGGAGCAGGTGCGCGGCGTGCGCTGCGAGTACACGATTTCCTCCCTCGTCTCCAAGGGCCTGATCTGCGATGTGGGCCGCAAGGAGACGCTGGGGCGGCCCATCCTCTACGGCACGACGGACGCGTTTCTGCGCTACTTTGCGCTGGAATCGTTGGAGGATCTTCCGCACCGTGCGGAGCTGCTCTCGGTGGACATGCCCATTGACGAGCAGCTGGAGCTGCAGGAGCCCCCGCAGGAACCCGCTGGCGCGGCGCTGCCCGACCAGCAGGTATAAGCAAAGCTTGATACATGGCACGTCTGCCATGTATTTTTTTTACGTTTTGGGGAATTATGGAAGCAGAAGGGGGTGACGCGATGTGGGTATAGAAATTGGCGTGTGCATTGCACTTGGCGTCATCGCGCTGTGTGCGGCGCTGTATTACACGCCCGTGCGGGCGGTGGTGGATATGCATATCGCGGACCTTTCCGCGGAAGCGACCCTCTGCTTTAAGGTATGGGGTGGCTGGACGTTGCTGCGCCTGGAAGCCACGCTCTACCGCGGCGCGCAGGGAAATTGGCTGCTGGAGACGCACGGGCCCCGCAAAAAAGACCACCGCACGCGGCAGCTGTTTCGCCGAGGCGGTACACAAAAAAAGCAGAAGAACGCGGGCGATTCGCAGGCGGCGCTCGACATTCTGCGCAAAAACGCGCAGGTGGAGTCGTTTGACCTGGAGATGCGCATCGGGGTCTTTGGGGATGCGGCATGGACGGCCACGGCATGCGGGCTGGCGCGCGCCGCTGCGCACAGCGCACTTGCCTACGCCTCCAGCTACGTGCGCATGGCGCAGATGCCCCGCGTGCGCGCGCTACCCTGCTATGGCCAGAGCGGCTTTTATGCCCAGGCGGACGGTATAATCTACATACGGTTGGGGCATGTTATAGGTGCAATCTTATCATTACGAAGAAAGAGACGGTGATTCGTGTATGCAACCGCATCCCATTGAAAACATCATGCAGACCACGCTTGAAAACATCAAAGATATGATCGACGTCAACACGATTGT
Above is a window of Maliibacterium massiliense DNA encoding:
- a CDS encoding arginine repressor, translated to MKSNRHTMILDIIRKMDIATQEELAEQLRQRGVVATQATISRDIKELHLIKVLGSNGIYKYAMLEQNDGTIDARLMRLFNESVLTVTSANNLIVLGTISGSANAAAKAIDSLAWDEIIGTLAGDDTILVIVDNNEDAEAVVARFRQMMQ
- the recN gene encoding DNA repair protein RecN; the protein is MLQHLSIRHIALIDALELSFAPGFNVLTGETGAGKSIIVDSMKLALGGRADRDLISAGEARAYVEATFFVPPDAPVRALLEEEGLLETEETSLVLARELTTSGKNTCRIGGVRVTLDLLSQVARQLVDIYGQHEHQSLLNPASHLGFLDCLASGKVAALRGQVQALCAQIASVNREMSQGFGSEQDRAQKMDMLRFQIDEIEQAQLRVGEEQELKEQRALMQASETIAAQLSGAYSALYESEMGPSAMDSVMQAAQAVGRVAHYQQAYEQIRQRLDDAYYALEDTAHTLRDLAGEVFFDPQELQRIEQRLDDLYKLKRKYGADEQAVLDFQQQAQKQLDMLEHAQERMETLSQRREALLDAYYEKACALSQARRAFAKQLEGQVMEQLRDLGMEKCRFAVTFDALPTREACQACVHAEGMDTAAFFISPNPGMPLRPLAKIISGGELSRVMLALKTISAAREGVPCMIFDEIDTGIGGQMAVVLSKKMARIARSHQVLCVTHLAPVAVMADAHLHVQKSGQQETHTQVARLAEDARAAEVARMLGGSVEDALSLEHARQMLAQARAFKQTL
- a CDS encoding phosphopentomutase, producing the protein MDMQGDIKRVLWIVMDSVGAGALPDAEAFGDAQSVNTLAHALAVPQVRVPTLDKLGLRFAMRQVGTLPPTAGAVGRAAEKAPGKDTTIGHWEMAGYIQPHAFPTYPEGFPRDIIDAFCRAIHREGVLGNVPASGTEIIAQLGKAHMQSGLPIVYTSGDSVFQIAAHEDIVPVDTLYEWCRKARAMLQGGHGVARVIARPFTGTPGAFVRTARRHDFSLAPGGETILDALTKRGVPVTGVGKIGDIFAQRGIAKSIPTTDNEDGMDRAIALCESGQEGLLFVNLVDFDTKYGHRRDVMGYAQALVRLDARMAQLLQVLDAQTLLCVTADHGCDPLAAGTDHTREYVPVLFDGAMVRRGVDLGTRATFADMGSTIYQALTGAHWPVGTSMYTDFVV
- a CDS encoding segregation/condensation protein A, which translates into the protein MDYVVRLEQFEGPLDLLLHLIRRAQIDIKDIFLSQITEQYLATIRQAESMDMDVSSAFVAMAATLLEIKSRALLPRPPKVSDADDEQEDPEAALIRQLTEYKLFKEASEEMRQMERIGKQMYFKLPEELPPPGLELDLEGVDTQGLYEAFSNVLLRKMARQQAADRPAREIQRDVFTISGKMVYIQRKLKGRGRVRFDALFGEAATREEVIVTFIAMLELLRLGRIGVRQTQQFGPIDIRWMEKEAGSDAAQ
- a CDS encoding site-2 protease family protein; amino-acid sequence: MTNTIINIICMLPSVILAFGIHEFAHAKVADKLGDPTPRMMGRVTLDPFAHIDILGLLMLMIAGFGWGKPVQINPSNFRKPRRDMLLVSAAGPMANLTMALVCGTILALVMRFVPVAGNEGFWRVFSPVFTPFVTWNTLLFAFNVIPIPPLDGYKVVRALAKHPSSKFFRFMDSYGFVLLMLLFITGGSSYLIGWISSIVRVPMTTLFQMIL
- the spo0A gene encoding sporulation transcription factor Spo0A; this encodes MASQRLRILLADQDEKQSRYRASALRALGDCDVVGIAKDGRTAMELIQQHQIDVVVLDIVLAYRDGLAVLEDTQDMPDRPAMVVLTALSEDSVIQRSMAFGASDYVLKPTSDAELMRHIARAVEQRNMPPSTGRVYESSSEVDWTHVEDQICRVIQNIGIMPHLQGYYYLKTAILLVLQDSSYLSSITQRLYPSVAQAYDTLPGRVERSIRHAIEHAWNRANVEVIDRIFGYTIDERKGKPTNSAFIARVAEHLRLSQNIPSV
- the scpB gene encoding SMC-Scp complex subunit ScpB, with protein sequence MQHSEKPTQQQLQLDGNDITSILEALLFVSGEAVQLADIASALALPLEAVEAAVERLMSAYDYNRRGLQIIRFADKVQMSTRKEYSDIIERFAYPNNRQTLSQSAIETLSIIAYRQPITRAEVEQVRGVRCEYTISSLVSKGLICDVGRKETLGRPILYGTTDAFLRYFALESLEDLPHRAELLSVDMPIDEQLELQEPPQEPAGAALPDQQV
- a CDS encoding thioesterase family protein; this translates as MQAYTHQVHYYETDQMAVVHHSNYIRWFEEARIDYMRQLHADYQALEAMDCYSPVLSVRCQYKKGVAFGQRVDIRLTLVEMTQVKYRFTYRVVDHETGALHALGETTHCFVNGKGRVISLKKQQPALFARFLQQVGVTTGEAEGENF
- a CDS encoding D-alanyl-D-alanine carboxypeptidase family protein, with protein sequence MKSRILRRFVAMLLLGALAVAPAAHAAPEAADAAPMNITSKAGILVEASTGTVLMESNPDTELPIASLTKMMTLLLSFEAIDRGELRLEDAVTVSGNAAGIEGSKAYLDNGATYTVDALLRSMVVASANDSSIAMAEKLAGSEEVFATRMNERAKELGMNNTQYANCTGLPAPGHHSTARDMSVLSRELIKHPQYFKYSTIWIDEFKHPSGRVTMLTNTNKLIRSGKGVDGIKTGSTGEAGYCLCSTAQREDMRLVAVVLGGPSSKDRFNDASAMLEYGFANYQIGRVVEPGDAAPVPVRVKGGKAPSIALVAQHSFEMVLPRGQEVTFEHETQVPEQVEAPIAKGQEIGQWIIKKDGQEVARIPLLAQDTVLEATYADYIQKIFRRWMGNPDQAA
- the spoIVB gene encoding SpoIVB peptidase; the protein is MKHQKWKRNLGRVLALAVVLINQSPYVQGLYKLPDEIRLLENNAIAWSLPFGVQVDGVEDSANVLNTDGTSLKSVGRQTYQLAPENVGTASAKLSLFGVIPLKEVSVSVLPKTNVMPGGQALGIALYTQGALVVGGSDILTPQGERRNPAQEAGMLSGDIITHIDNTAVKDADHLSQLVNRQDGQAVNARVLRGSEQVDVSIQPVVDAQDGKYRMGLWVRDSTAGIGTLSYYDASNQTFAALGHGIMDPDTQSYLVVKNGLIMHTAISDVRKGVSGTPGELHGTYSLSETPLGDIRSNNQFGIYGKSSAGYTSSLYPNGLPIGLQSTTHIGKASILCAVEGEAVQEYACEITRITPQSSPAPKSMVIKITDTRLLEKTGGIVQGMSGSPILQDGRMIGAVTHVFINDPTRGYGVYLEWMLEESDKIA
- a CDS encoding DUF2953 domain-containing protein, producing the protein MGIEIGVCIALGVIALCAALYYTPVRAVVDMHIADLSAEATLCFKVWGGWTLLRLEATLYRGAQGNWLLETHGPRKKDHRTRQLFRRGGTQKKQKNAGDSQAALDILRKNAQVESFDLEMRIGVFGDAAWTATACGLARAAAHSALAYASSYVRMAQMPRVRALPCYGQSGFYAQADGIIYIRLGHVIGAILSLRRKRR